CGAGTCGACCAGCTTCTGGTCGTTGGTGTAGGCGTGGATGGTGGTCATGAAGCCGCGCTCGATGCCGTAATTGTCCTGCAGGACCTTGGCCACCGGGGCCAGGCAGTTGGTCGTGCAGCTGGCCGCCGATACGATGGCGTCCTTCGCCGCGTCGTAGGTCTCGTGGTTCACGCCGTAGACGAAGGTCGGGGTGTCCTTCTCCTTCGCCGGCGCGGAGATGATCACGCGCTTCGCCCCGGCCGCCAGGTGCGCACCCGCCCCTTCGCGGGTCACGAACTTGCCGGTGCACTCGAGCACGATGTCGCACTCCATCGATTTCCACGGGAGGGCTGCGGGGTCTTTCTCACAGGTGACCGGGATGTCGCTGCCGTTGACCCTGAGCGATTTTTCGCTGCTTGAGACCTCGCCCTCGAAGCGGCCGTGTGCAGAGTCGTATTTGAACAGGTGGGCCATCACGTCGGGGGCCACGATGTCGTTGACGCCCACGCACTTCATGCCCTTGCCCCTGGCGATCTCCCTGAGCGCGAAGCGACCGATGCGTCCGAAACCGTTGATGCCGATGCGAATCGTCATGATTCCTCCTAAGAAATGATTTTATCTGGTTATTTTGTCGATCAACAGGGTGGCGGAGTATACGATTTTGCCCCTTGCCGTCAATCCTTAAATGGCATGATTTTTCAATCTTTTTTGGCGGTCTGGGCACCTTTGCCGATCCCTGCCCCGGGCCAGAGCTTCGTTAGAATTGCGGGGAAAAACAATAAGTTAACAATGAGGATCGAAATGAGGCCCACCGAGGCTGCCATGCCTATCGATCTGAGCCCCTTGTGATGGGCGAAGATCATCCCTGAGAATCCGGCCACGGTGGTGAGGGTGGTCATGACGATGGAGCCGCCGGTGGTGGCCATCACGCGGGGGAGGTTTTGATAACCCTCCTCCTGGAAGCGGTGGAACATGTGCACCCCGCAGTCGATGCCCATGCCGAGTATGATCGGCAGCACGATCATGTTGAAGAAGTTGAAATCCATCCCTGTCGCCGACATGATCCCCAGCATCAGCGCTATCCCGCACAACAGGGGGACCATGGCCACGAGCGTGAACCTGGCGCGCCTAAAGTCCAGCATGAGGAGCAGAAATACCGCGACGAACGAGAGCGCGACGGCCTTGGGCGAGTCCCGGAGCATCACGGTGAGCACGTCCGCGAAGATGACCGAGCTCGAGACCGCGTGGTAGGCCTTGCCGTCGTCGGCCCTGATCTCGCGGATGTCGTCGGCGAGCCTCATTGCGAGCCTGCCGTCCTTGAGGTCGACCTCGGGATTGAGGAATATGTAGACGAGCTGGTTCTCCTCGCCGGTCTTTTTGTCCACGAAGAAGTCCTTGATGCTGGAGGGCACGTCCTTCATGGTGAACGGCCTGGCGCCGGTCGACCTCTTCAGCCCCTCTATCTTCTCCTTGTCCTCGCCCTTGACGAGCTTTTCGATCGTTTCGTCGTCCAGCAGTTTTTTGATCTCCGCCATGATCGGCAGTTTCTTTTCCTGCTCCTCCGGCACCAGGCTGTAGACGCTGCGCGTGCTGCTTATGAGGGTGCCCGGGTTTTCGTCCCGCACCCTCTCGACCGCGCGCTTGGCCGCCCTCGCGTCCTTTTCGGAGTGCACGAGTATCACGGAGGGCACCGCCCTCTGCGGGTTGATCCTGTGCTCCAGCTCCTGCGCCAGCTCGAGGGCCCGGTTGGGCGCGCGTATGTGCGCGAAGTTGAAATTGAACCGCAGAAAGACAGCCGCGAGCAGGG
This genomic interval from Pseudomonadota bacterium contains the following:
- the gap gene encoding type I glyceraldehyde-3-phosphate dehydrogenase, which encodes MTIRIGINGFGRIGRFALREIARGKGMKCVGVNDIVAPDVMAHLFKYDSAHGRFEGEVSSSEKSLRVNGSDIPVTCEKDPAALPWKSMECDIVLECTGKFVTREGAGAHLAAGAKRVIISAPAKEKDTPTFVYGVNHETYDAAKDAIVSAASCTTNCLAPVAKVLQDNYGIERGFMTTIHAYTNDQKLVDSPHKDLRRARAAAVSQIPTTTGAAKAVGLVLPALAGKLDGIAVRVPTVNVSLVDLVASLSRQATADEINAAMKRAADGELKGILNYVTDPCVSVDFMGDKNASNLDAGYTKVIGNMVKVLSWYDNEMGFTHQMLRLAEYMGKKL